In one Oryza glaberrima chromosome 2, OglaRS2, whole genome shotgun sequence genomic region, the following are encoded:
- the LOC127762189 gene encoding serine/arginine-rich splicing factor RSZ23 isoform X1 → MARVYVGNLDPRVTAREIEDEFRVFGVLRSVWVARKPPGFAFIDFDDRRDAEDAIRDLDGKNGWRVELSTKAGSGRGRDRSGGSDMKCYECGEPGHFARECRLRIGSGGLGSGRRRSRSRSRSPRYRGRSRSRSPRYRRSPSYGRRSYSPRDRSPKRRSYSRSPPPARARSYSRSPPPPRERSYSRSPAQPANREESPYANNA, encoded by the exons ATGGCTCGCGTGTACGTGGGGAACCTGGATCCGCGCGTGACGGCGCGGGAGATCGAGGACGAGTTCCGCGTGTTTGGGGTTCTGAGGAG TGTATGGGTTGCTAGAAAACCACCAGGTTTTGCCTTTATTGACTTTGATGACCGCAGGGATGCAGAAGATGCAATTCGTGATTTAGATG GCAAGAATGGATGGAGGGTTGAGCTGTCAACCAAAGCTGGTAGTGGCCGTGGCCGAGATCGTTCCGGTGGTTCTGACATGAAGTGCTATGAATGTGGCGAACCTGGTCATTTTGCACGTGAATGCCGCTTACGGATTGGTTCTGGAGGCCTTGGCAGTGGAAgacgccgcagccgcagccgtagCCGGAGTCCAAGGTACCGCGGTCGTAGTCGCAGCCGCAGCCCAAGATACCGGAGGAGCCCAAGCTATGGTAGAAG GAGTTACAGCCCACGGGATCGTTCTCCAAAGAGGCGCAGCTACAGCAGGTCGCCACCACCAGCTCGTGCACGAAGCTACAGCCgatcacctccacctcctcgtgAGCGAAGCTACAGCAGATCACCAGCACAGCCGGCCAACCGCGAGGAGTCCCCCTACGCAAATAACGCGTAA
- the LOC127763498 gene encoding uncharacterized protein LOC127763498 isoform X1 — protein sequence MKKEERKTRGGRRRLLESIERGEEREAVVGSKNGVLSACVPLGVGYSSSSICCCFLFVSVPLHGACVLGSVHVQASEGKRSSGDNVVMVDPLEAKRLAAQQMQQIQAREKLKRRRRAEAINGALAMIGLTVGLVLEGQTGKGILAQLAGYLTALSSLFGQ from the exons atgaagaaagaggagagaaaaactAGAGGTGGAAGACGACGGCTTCTCGAGTCCATagaaagaggggaggagagagaggcggtggtGGGAAGCAAGAATGGCGTGCTCTCCGCGTGTGTTCCTCTCGGCGTCggctactcctcctcctccatctgctgctgcttcctctTCGTCTCCGTTCCTCTCCACGGGGCATGTGTCCTCGGCTCCGTCCACGTCCAG GCATCAGAAGGCAAAAGAAGTTCAGGTGATAATGTGGTAATGGTTGATCCACTGGAAGCTAAGCGCTTAGCAGCTCAACAAATGCAACAAATTCAGGCCAGAGAAAAGCTGAAG AGACGTCGTCGAGCAGAAGCTATTAATGGTGCATTGGCAATGATAGGACTGACTGTAGGATTGGTACTGGAAGGTCAGACAGGAAAGGGTATCTTGGCACAG CTGGCTGGATATCTCACGGCTTTGTCTAGTTTATTCGGGCAATAG
- the LOC127763498 gene encoding uncharacterized protein LOC127763498 isoform X2 gives MACSPRVFLSASATPPPPSAAASSSSPFLSTGHVSSAPSTSRWTVQYKQPGHTFYRRTHVQSFLAFASTDASEGKRSSGDNVVMVDPLEAKRLAAQQMQQIQAREKLKRRRRAEAINGALAMIGLTVGLVLEGQTGKGILAQLAGYLTALSSLFGQ, from the exons ATGGCGTGCTCTCCGCGTGTGTTCCTCTCGGCGTCggctactcctcctcctccatctgctgctgcttcctctTCGTCTCCGTTCCTCTCCACGGGGCATGTGTCCTCGGCTCCGTCCACGTCCAG ATGGACTGTCCAATACAAGCAGCCAGGACATACATTCTATCGAAGGACCCATGTGCAAAGCTTCTTGGCTTTTGCTAGCACAGAT GCATCAGAAGGCAAAAGAAGTTCAGGTGATAATGTGGTAATGGTTGATCCACTGGAAGCTAAGCGCTTAGCAGCTCAACAAATGCAACAAATTCAGGCCAGAGAAAAGCTGAAG AGACGTCGTCGAGCAGAAGCTATTAATGGTGCATTGGCAATGATAGGACTGACTGTAGGATTGGTACTGGAAGGTCAGACAGGAAAGGGTATCTTGGCACAG CTGGCTGGATATCTCACGGCTTTGTCTAGTTTATTCGGGCAATAG
- the LOC127762189 gene encoding serine/arginine-rich splicing factor RSZ23 isoform X2 — translation MARVYVGNLDPRVTAREIEDEFRVFGVLRSVWVARKPPGFAFIDFDDRRDAEDAIRDLDGKNGWRVELSTKAGSGRGRDRSGGSDMKCYECGEPGHFARECRLRIGSGGLGSGRRRSRSRSRSPRYRGRSRSRSPRYRRSPSYGRSPRDRSPKRRSYSRSPPPARARSYSRSPPPPRERSYSRSPAQPANREESPYANNA, via the exons ATGGCTCGCGTGTACGTGGGGAACCTGGATCCGCGCGTGACGGCGCGGGAGATCGAGGACGAGTTCCGCGTGTTTGGGGTTCTGAGGAG TGTATGGGTTGCTAGAAAACCACCAGGTTTTGCCTTTATTGACTTTGATGACCGCAGGGATGCAGAAGATGCAATTCGTGATTTAGATG GCAAGAATGGATGGAGGGTTGAGCTGTCAACCAAAGCTGGTAGTGGCCGTGGCCGAGATCGTTCCGGTGGTTCTGACATGAAGTGCTATGAATGTGGCGAACCTGGTCATTTTGCACGTGAATGCCGCTTACGGATTGGTTCTGGAGGCCTTGGCAGTGGAAgacgccgcagccgcagccgtagCCGGAGTCCAAGGTACCGCGGTCGTAGTCGCAGCCGCAGCCCAAGATACCGGAGGAGCCCAAGCTATGGTAGAAG CCCACGGGATCGTTCTCCAAAGAGGCGCAGCTACAGCAGGTCGCCACCACCAGCTCGTGCACGAAGCTACAGCCgatcacctccacctcctcgtgAGCGAAGCTACAGCAGATCACCAGCACAGCCGGCCAACCGCGAGGAGTCCCCCTACGCAAATAACGCGTAA